A stretch of the Oceanicola sp. D3 genome encodes the following:
- a CDS encoding ABC transporter permease produces MRQRLGRALALLQGDGQADRVVPPTGFTANLTLFTAGAMAFLAVFALALSLATGRVADRWSEELARSATLRISAPADQRAAQTARALEVLESTPGISSARALDDEEQKALLAPWLGVDLPLENLPVPVLIEVVEGSGLDVEGLKQRLAGEVPGAVYDDHSRWRAPLIRAASRLRLMGLVALGLIAASMAAMITLAAGSALAANARVIATLRLVGARDVYIARAFVRRFTQRALLGAAVGTSLAMLAIALMPRAETTGGFLTGLGFTGVGWLLPLLVPLLAAAVAFWATRAAAFRSLRQVT; encoded by the coding sequence ATGCGGCAGAGGCTGGGCAGGGCACTGGCGCTGTTGCAGGGCGACGGGCAGGCTGACCGGGTGGTGCCGCCGACCGGCTTTACGGCCAACCTCACCCTTTTCACTGCGGGCGCGATGGCCTTTTTGGCTGTCTTCGCGCTTGCCCTCTCGCTCGCCACGGGCCGGGTGGCCGACCGTTGGAGCGAGGAGCTGGCACGCTCGGCCACGCTGCGCATCTCCGCCCCCGCCGACCAACGCGCGGCCCAGACCGCAAGGGCGTTGGAGGTGCTGGAGAGCACGCCGGGCATCAGCTCGGCCCGGGCGCTGGATGACGAGGAGCAGAAGGCGCTGCTGGCACCTTGGCTCGGCGTTGACCTGCCGCTGGAAAACCTTCCGGTGCCGGTGCTGATCGAGGTGGTCGAGGGCAGTGGGCTGGATGTGGAGGGGTTGAAGCAACGGCTCGCGGGCGAGGTGCCCGGCGCTGTGTATGACGATCACTCGCGCTGGCGCGCCCCGCTCATCCGCGCGGCCTCGCGGCTGCGGTTGATGGGGCTGGTGGCGCTGGGGCTCATTGCCGCCTCGATGGCCGCGATGATCACCCTTGCGGCGGGCTCCGCGCTGGCCGCCAATGCCCGGGTTATCGCCACGCTGCGGCTGGTGGGCGCGCGGGATGTATACATTGCCCGCGCCTTCGTGCGGCGCTTCACCCAGCGGGCGCTGCTGGGCGCGGCGGTGGGCACCTCGCTGGCGATGCTGGCCATCGCCCTGATGCCACGGGCCGAAACCACTGGCGGCTTTCTCACCGGGCTTGGCTTTACCGGGGTGGGCTGGCTCTTGCCGCTGCTGGTGCCGCTCCTGGCCGCCGCCGTGGCCTTCTGGGCCACCCGCGCCGCCGCATTCCGCAGCCTGAGGCAAGTGACATGA
- a CDS encoding zinc-ribbon domain-containing protein, which yields MRLVCPNCGAQYNVDDGAIPEAGRDVQCSSCGHGWFQKPEGSGEAPSLATRIASQPGPKRETTKIATGGPDQASREAAASGAPEQRTGRRALDTAVMDVLREEAEREKAARAAESAQQPQPPAQPEPIPVPEPAPAPAPAAEAPAPAEPEQAAPQPAPEPAPAPKPEERQVASETHKAKIRGENPVVAVAALSGRAVQRKEMLPDIEQINSTLRASADPSRAAEEAGAADEAEKRKAKRGFRIGFGLVAVLALAATLIYTQSPRIAAAVPAVEGPLTSYVAAVNDGRRWLDNTLRGASSE from the coding sequence ATGCGGCTGGTATGCCCGAATTGCGGGGCGCAATACAACGTGGACGACGGCGCCATTCCAGAGGCAGGCCGTGATGTGCAATGCTCCAGCTGTGGGCATGGCTGGTTTCAAAAGCCCGAAGGCAGCGGCGAAGCGCCAAGCCTGGCCACCCGCATCGCCAGCCAGCCCGGCCCCAAGCGCGAAACCACCAAGATCGCCACCGGCGGGCCGGATCAGGCCAGTCGCGAGGCTGCAGCGAGCGGCGCGCCCGAGCAGCGCACCGGCCGCCGCGCCCTCGACACCGCCGTCATGGACGTGCTCCGCGAGGAGGCCGAACGCGAAAAGGCCGCCCGCGCTGCCGAAAGCGCCCAACAACCGCAGCCCCCAGCCCAGCCCGAACCAATCCCTGTGCCCGAGCCGGCACCCGCGCCTGCGCCCGCCGCCGAGGCCCCCGCACCCGCCGAGCCGGAACAGGCCGCACCGCAGCCCGCACCCGAGCCGGCCCCTGCGCCAAAGCCGGAAGAGCGGCAGGTTGCCAGCGAAACCCACAAGGCAAAGATCCGTGGTGAAAACCCGGTGGTCGCCGTCGCCGCCCTGTCGGGCCGCGCGGTTCAGCGCAAGGAAATGCTGCCCGATATCGAGCAGATCAATTCCACCCTGCGCGCCAGCGCCGACCCGAGCCGCGCCGCCGAAGAAGCGGGCGCCGCCGATGAAGCCGAGAAGCGCAAGGCCAAGCGCGGTTTCCGGATCGGTTTCGGCCTCGTGGCCGTCCTCGCCCTCGCGGCCACCCTGATCTACACGCAGAGCCCGCGCATCGCGGCGGCTGTGCCCGCGGTG
- a CDS encoding cell division ATP-binding protein FtsE: protein MIELENVAYSYGGGELLSDISLRLAPGSFHFLTGPSGAGKSTLLKLCYLELAPTAGRVQLFERPSEGFSRDEVARARQRIGVVHQDCQFLDHLPLAENIALPLTVAGRNVEAERGNVDELLRWVGLEAHADALPPSLSGGERQRAALARAVVMSPDIVLADEPTGNVDWEMGQRLLQLLVELNKMGKTILVATHDLNLIRTAKSKVAARVLRISKRRLQLAGADL from the coding sequence GTGATCGAGCTGGAGAATGTGGCCTACAGCTACGGCGGGGGCGAGTTGCTGAGTGACATTTCGCTCCGCCTTGCACCCGGCTCTTTCCATTTTCTGACCGGGCCTTCGGGCGCGGGCAAGAGCACCCTTTTGAAGCTGTGCTATCTGGAGCTGGCCCCCACGGCGGGCCGGGTGCAGCTGTTTGAGCGGCCCTCGGAGGGCTTCAGCCGCGATGAGGTGGCCCGCGCGCGCCAGCGCATTGGTGTGGTGCATCAGGATTGCCAGTTTCTCGATCACCTGCCGCTGGCCGAAAACATCGCGCTGCCGCTCACCGTGGCGGGCCGGAACGTGGAGGCGGAGCGCGGAAATGTGGATGAGCTGCTGCGCTGGGTCGGGCTGGAGGCCCATGCCGATGCCCTGCCGCCCTCGCTTTCGGGCGGCGAGCGGCAGAGGGCGGCGCTGGCGCGGGCGGTGGTGATGTCTCCCGATATCGTGCTGGCCGATGAACCGACGGGTAATGTGGACTGGGAGATGGGGCAGCGCTTGCTCCAGCTGCTGGTGGAGTTGAACAAGATGGGAAAGACCATCCTCGTCGCCACCCATGACCTGAACCTGATCCGCACTGCCAAGAGCAAGGTGGCCGCGCGGGTGCTGCGCATTTCCAAGCGCCGTTTGCAATTGGCCGGGGCCGACCTGTGA